The Pseudalkalibacillus hwajinpoensis nucleotide sequence ATACGGGTGGCTATCCAGTCTATAGCTCTTCAACAGAAGATCTTGATGAGATTGATGTAACTCTTGAAAATGATGATGTTAGCACGTACAAGCGAATGTTGAAGGTTATTCAATACGCTAGAGAAATTGGAGATCGAAAGCTACCGAGTTATGAAGAAGTCCTTTCTCTACTAGACGAGGGAAGTTTTAAGAAAACCGAAATACAAAACATAACAATGGGTTTCACAATTGATCGGTCAGCAGAACAAAATTATGAGTTTACGCTTATTCCCCAATGGTATGTGAAGTTGAACAATTCCTGGACACCGCTACAATCCATTAGCAATGAACAGGGAGGGGAATCAGTTGGATTGGAATAGAACGAAAACGATATTAATATTAACGTTTCTTGTGTTTAATATCTTTCTAGCTAGTGATTTATTTAAGAAGCAAACCGAATTAAGTGATCTCGAGCAGTATGAGCAGGTTACGATTGAAGATCAATTAAAGAATTTAAACGTCACGTATGAGAAAAACCTTCCTGTTCAAACGGAGAAGATGTCTTTCATTAGTGGAGACGTTCATGAATTTACAGAGCAAGAAGAGAAAACGTTAGAAGAGGGAACAAGTCAGGACATTACGCTTGATGGACGAAAGTTAATCTCCACTCTTAAGAAGCCGTTCCCGATAAGCGATCCGGACGAGCCTTCTGCCTTTTCAATATTTCTAGAGACGTATGTGTATGAAGGTGGGAAGTATCAGTTTTACGCCCGTGATGAGAATAATCCAAACATTATTTATTTCGCGGAAACCTTTGAAGATCGTCCTATTTATAGCCAGGATTCAGGTATGCTAATTGTTACGCTTGAAGATGACAAGGTTGTCTCTTATACGCAAACATACTTGAACTTAAAGAAAATCGGCAAAGAACGTAAAATCGATCCAGCTTCTGAAACGATTGGGCTTCTTGTGAATCAGCAGGATATTTCTTTAAATGACAAAGTAGAAGACATGTCAATTGGCTATTACACAACGGTTACGAACGAGGATGACCGCGATACATTTGTTTTCGTTCCAACGTGGCATGTTGTCGTTAAGAACGAAAACAAGGATAAACCAATTCAGAACTATTATGTCAATGCGATTGAGAAAACAGTCTTTAGTGATCCTAAAGAGGTCGAAACCAATGAGCAAGAGGATGAGGAGGATTCAGATGACAGTGAGAAACCGGATCCTTCTAAGCCTAAAACGGTAACAAGCGATAAGTAGGAGAGGAATGGAATATGTCTCTTGAATTTAGTGTGCTTGCAAGCGGAAGCACTGGTAACGCCATTTATGTTGGTACAGAGAAGCATAAGCTTCTTGTAGATGCTGGATTAAGTGGAAAAAAACTTGAAGAACTGTTCGCAAAAGCCCATCTCGATCCAAAGGATCTAGATGGGTTGCTTGTGACTCATGAACATAGTGATCATATTAAAGGTCTTGGTATATTTGCAAGAAGGTATAAGCTGCCTATATATGCAAATGCAAAAACGTGGGAAGCGATGTCAGGTCTAATTGGTGCAATACCAGTAGAACAAAAGTTTCAGTTTGATATGGATACTGTGAAAACTTTTGACGATCTTGATGTCGAATCATTTGGTGTCTCCCATGATGCAGCCGAGCCGATGTTTTATGCCTTTCATCACGAAGGTAAGAAACTTAGTATCGCGACAGACCTTGGATATGTGAGTGATCGAATCAAAGGAACGATTCGCAATTCAGATATGCTTGTATTTGAGTCAAATCATGACATCAATATGCTTATGATGGGGCGCTATCCATGGAATGTGAAAAGACGAATTTTAGGTGACATGGGTCACGTTTCTAATGAAGATGCGGGAGCTGCCCTATCAGATATAATTGGTGATCAAACAAAGCGTATTTATTTAGCCCATTTAAGTAAAGATAATAACATGAAAGACCTGGCAAGACTTTCTGTCCAGCAAACCCTTGAACAAAACGGCTTTGCAGTCGGGGAGCAGATTGCTCTATATGATACAGATCCTGCTGCGCCAACACTTGTTACGAAGTTATAACGAGAAGCTTGAGTGAGGGCAAGTAAGATAGATTAGTCTTGATTCTGAGGTCTCCTTTTTTAACTGAAAGGATTGGTGAAGGATTTGGGCTATTATGATGGTGATGAAAACAATCTACCGATGCGACAGAAAGGTAATCGCGGCGGCGCATTTATGGCTGGACTGATTGGTGCCATTCTAGGCGCATTACTTATTCTCTTTACTGTGCCTGCTCTCTCGGATGTAGGCGTGCTGCCTGATATTCAACCACCGCAAGATGAAGAAGCGGAAGTGAAGTCGGAACAGCGGTCGATTACTAAAGATATTAGTATTGATGTAACAAATGACATTACGTCAGCTGTTGCGAATGTAAGCGAAGCGGTTGTCGGAGTGATTAATTTACAAAAAACAGATTTCTGGGCAGAGGATTACGGAGAAGCTGGAGCAGGATCAGGCGTTATTTATAAAAAAGAAGGCGGAGAGGCATTTGTTGTTACTAACAATCACGTGGTTGAAGGTGCAGGGCAGCTTGAAGTGAGCTTAAACGCCGAAAAGCGCGTTTCTGCAGAGCTTGTAGGCACTGACCCTCTAATGGACCTTGCCGTCCTTAAAATCCCTTCTGAGGCCGTTACAATGGTTGCTGAATTTGGTGACTCGGATACTCTCAAGCCAGGTGAACCAGCTATAGCCATCGGTAATCCATTAGGCTTTCTTGAAGGGACCGTCACACAAGGTATTATTAGCAACCCTGAGCGTTCATTTCCAGTAGATACCGATCAGAATGGGACAATTGATTGGAATGCTGATGTAATTCAAACAGACGCTTCTATTAACCCAGGTAACAGTGGAGGAGCGTTAATTAACATTTCAGGTCAATTAGTAGGGATTAACTCAATGAAGATCGCTCAATCAAGCGTAGAGGGAATTGGCTTCTCGATTCCAATCAATATCGCTGAGCCTATCATTAATGATCTAGAGTCGTATGGCGAAGTCAGAAGGCCTCAAATAGGAATAGGAACAAAATCACTCTCGGAGATTCCTACCTATCACTGGAGTGAATCACTAAAGTTGCCAGATAAAGTCGATTATGGAGTCGTAGTTATGAGTGTTTTTCCTACTTCTTCAGGTGATATTGCGGGCTTAAAAGAGCTTGACGTTATAACAGCAATGGATGGAGAAAAAATTAAGAATTCAATCGACCTTCGTAAATTTCTTTACACAAAAAAAGAAATTGGAGACCGAGTGAAATTAACAGTCTATCGTGAAGGTACGAAACAAGAAGTAGAAGTGACACTTGCCGAGCAGCAAAGCTCTTAAATAGCGCAGGAGGGGGGACTCTCCTGTTTCTTTTTGGAGAAACTTATGCACAGTGGATAAGTGAAATGAAGGAGAGGTAGAATGAAAATATATTGCTGTAAAGATCATGTTGAATTGGTTCTTGATGTAATGATTGATGAAACAGAAAGTTTCCCTGTATTAGAAGAGCTTGAGAAAGAATCAAATGAGTTGTCCACAACATGTGAGTATTGCAAAAACAGCGCAACATATATGGTATCGAACTAATATTCGGTCACGACATGTGGGTGAAAAATGTGTATATGTGGATAATTTCTGTGGATAACTTGTTTATCTGCTGTGGATTTAAGAAAAAAGGATAGGTGTGGATAACTTTTGAACATAAGTATTGTTACTGTGGGGAAACTGAAAGAAAAATATTTAAAGCAGGGGATTGCGGAATATACGAAACGTCTCGGTCCTTTCGCAAAAGTAGAAGTGATCGAGGTCTCCGATGAAAAAGCTCCAGAGAACCTAAGTGACACTGAAATGCTTCAGGTGAAAAAGGCGGAAGGTGATCGCATTATGAGCAAAATTTCACCTGATGCTCACGTAATTGCCTTAGCTATTGAAGGAAAAATGAAAACTTCTGAACAGTTAGCACGCGACCTTGACCAGCTCGCAACATATGGAAAGAGTAAGGTAGCTTTTGTTATTGGAGGCTCCCTTGGTTTAAGTGATGATGTTCTCAAGAGAGCAAATGACACGCTTTCCTTCTCTAAGATGACTTTTCCTCATCAGCTAATGAGGCTTATTCTAGTTGAGCAGGTTTATCGTGCGTTTAAGATTAATAGAGGCGAACCGTATCATAAGTAAATGAGGATATAAAAGAAAAGAGTCAAAATCTCAAGTTTTTTCGGAGAAAACATATTACTTTGTTCGCATTGTATTCAGTACAGTAGGAGCTACACTTGGCTAGACCAAACAATCTCCTAGGGTCATCATGTCTCTTTTAATTTCATATAGAAGCAAATATCCCCCTCATCTTTAAAGGTGAGGGGGATTTAAGGATTTCTATAAATATTTTATTTAATGGCTATGCTCACTTTTAACTTCTTTGCTTTGATAGTCGCATTCTCCATGGCCTGTAGAACTAGTGAGCCCTTGCCATTCAGAA carries:
- a CDS encoding two-component system regulatory protein YycI — its product is MDWNRTKTILILTFLVFNIFLASDLFKKQTELSDLEQYEQVTIEDQLKNLNVTYEKNLPVQTEKMSFISGDVHEFTEQEEKTLEEGTSQDITLDGRKLISTLKKPFPISDPDEPSAFSIFLETYVYEGGKYQFYARDENNPNIIYFAETFEDRPIYSQDSGMLIVTLEDDKVVSYTQTYLNLKKIGKERKIDPASETIGLLVNQQDISLNDKVEDMSIGYYTTVTNEDDRDTFVFVPTWHVVVKNENKDKPIQNYYVNAIEKTVFSDPKEVETNEQEDEEDSDDSEKPDPSKPKTVTSDK
- a CDS encoding MBL fold metallo-hydrolase, with amino-acid sequence MSLEFSVLASGSTGNAIYVGTEKHKLLVDAGLSGKKLEELFAKAHLDPKDLDGLLVTHEHSDHIKGLGIFARRYKLPIYANAKTWEAMSGLIGAIPVEQKFQFDMDTVKTFDDLDVESFGVSHDAAEPMFYAFHHEGKKLSIATDLGYVSDRIKGTIRNSDMLVFESNHDINMLMMGRYPWNVKRRILGDMGHVSNEDAGAALSDIIGDQTKRIYLAHLSKDNNMKDLARLSVQQTLEQNGFAVGEQIALYDTDPAAPTLVTKL
- a CDS encoding S1C family serine protease, producing MGYYDGDENNLPMRQKGNRGGAFMAGLIGAILGALLILFTVPALSDVGVLPDIQPPQDEEAEVKSEQRSITKDISIDVTNDITSAVANVSEAVVGVINLQKTDFWAEDYGEAGAGSGVIYKKEGGEAFVVTNNHVVEGAGQLEVSLNAEKRVSAELVGTDPLMDLAVLKIPSEAVTMVAEFGDSDTLKPGEPAIAIGNPLGFLEGTVTQGIISNPERSFPVDTDQNGTIDWNADVIQTDASINPGNSGGALINISGQLVGINSMKIAQSSVEGIGFSIPINIAEPIINDLESYGEVRRPQIGIGTKSLSEIPTYHWSESLKLPDKVDYGVVVMSVFPTSSGDIAGLKELDVITAMDGEKIKNSIDLRKFLYTKKEIGDRVKLTVYREGTKQEVEVTLAEQQSS
- a CDS encoding CxxH/CxxC protein gives rise to the protein MKIYCCKDHVELVLDVMIDETESFPVLEELEKESNELSTTCEYCKNSATYMVSN
- the rlmH gene encoding 23S rRNA (pseudouridine(1915)-N(3))-methyltransferase RlmH, with amino-acid sequence MNISIVTVGKLKEKYLKQGIAEYTKRLGPFAKVEVIEVSDEKAPENLSDTEMLQVKKAEGDRIMSKISPDAHVIALAIEGKMKTSEQLARDLDQLATYGKSKVAFVIGGSLGLSDDVLKRANDTLSFSKMTFPHQLMRLILVEQVYRAFKINRGEPYHK